The following is a genomic window from Malus sylvestris chromosome 12, drMalSylv7.2, whole genome shotgun sequence.
tatttgaaccagtcaatgtaagtccttcaggaactttcatataaatttccgtatcaagatccccatagagatacgcggttactacgtccatcagctgcatatccagtttttcggaaactaccaaactgataaggtatcgaaaagtaatcacatccataacgggtgagtaagtttcgtcatagtcaatcccggggcgttgtgagaaaccttgtgctacaagacgagctttgtaacgcacaatttcgttcttctcattacgcttccgaacgaaaacccacttgtagccaacgggcttcacatgtggaggagtaggaactacaggtccaaacaccttacgtttcgcaagtgaatcaagttcgacttggattgcttgtttccagtttgaccaatcaactctacgtcgacattcatcaacggaacgcggttcaatgtcatcgctcaacatgatttcagtagctactgcaaatgctaatgcatcgtcgacaatcatctcatttctacgccacacatcatctaagctagcataatagaccgaaatctcacgattctcgggaggaggattcgtctcttcaaggacgcttccataatctagaatttcctcatgagttgggtaaaatgagtaagcgatagtcggattcacggtaggctcttcaggaccttgtgccgtggttttcctcttccgggggtgtgaatcctttgaaccaaggggtctgccacgcttttgtgtaggggcagatgattggctagccgctaatgtacgtggatcaccagaattggcgtcccgggcttccaggagggtagtccgtcgtacatttggtacatccatctttgcaggcgtattcgcagctggaatatgtgatcttgtcacgcgcgctagatcgatgaaagcatctggcatgctctgagctatgctctggagatctaatatgcgctgcacttcagcttcagactgagcggtgcggggatctaaatgagacaaagtgggagtcgtccacgataattcgcgtcgttcattaggaacgttgacgttcttatctccccctaacgacgggaagactgtctcatagaagtgacaatccgcgaaacgagcggtaaacagatcgcctgtcaaaggttctaagtaacgaataatcgaaggagaatcataaccgacatagattcccatccttcgctgaggccccatttttgtacgtaagggcggcgagatcggcacatagaccgcacaaccaaaaacgcgcagatgcgatatgtcgggttcgcatctggtgaccaactgaagggcactaaatggttgtgtcgcaacaggcctcaggcggaccaactttgctgcgtgcaatattgcatggccccaagcagcgatcgggagcttggtacgtatgaccaacgatcgagcaatcatttgtaaacgcttaatgaaagcctctgccaggccgttctgggtgtgaacatggggtacatgatgttcaacttcaaccccaaccgacatgcaatagtcatcaaaagttttagatgtgaattctccagcattatccaatcgaatagatttgatcggataatcagggtggtgagccctgagcttgataacctgagccaacagtttggagaatgcagcattccttgtggacaacaagcacacgtgtgaccaacgtgtagaagcgtcaaccaaaaccataaaatatctaaatggtccgcagagaggttgaatcggtccacaaatgtccccctgaatccgttgtagaaaaatgggaggattcgaacgaatcttgtcataagaaggcttagtaataagctttcccatagaacatgtttggcaTGCAagttcatggatcgaacctaagcttcgggttagtggatgcccgtgtgaagttttgaggatacggcgcatcgctattcgtccaggatgtcccaaacgatcatgccaaagtgtaatttcgtgcgcggtccctgtggtagggccggccacatagtggcattctatggggcgtatggtcgtaatatacagaccactcgggttacgctcaatcttctctagaatacgcttctggccatattcgtaggaagttacgcacagaaattcaactccgttttctacgtgggtttcagcgtggtaattgttatctctaatgtccttgaaacttagtaacgttcttccggaacgtggagaatagagtgcctcagcaatggtcaagattgtaccattggacaacattatacgtgccttaccgtatccttcgatcaggttggatgggcctgagagggttgtcagaggtgcatttttaggtacgaagttagtgaaatagatgcgttcacgcaaaacagtatgcgtggttgcactatctgccagacaactaactttcccactagtcatacctagaatgaaaaattaatttgaatcggtcacatgcataaaagtttataaaaacaagtatcaattcaaaataatttcatttattcaagggaaaaacttaatatccaaaataaatcgccaactaataatccaaaacataaaggaaaattgttcaaaatcaaccaaaaaacaaggtggggttcggccactaggtggaattcggccccaattgtcttattttaactgaaaaataagtctatgtctaagattctaatcttccataggagtggtatcctcctgaaaatcagaaacctccatctttgtagtctccggttcgtccacttgcaggaagtttgattcaaacttcgtacgacgagaatgatatgcatccacaaccttcttgggagcacggcaaatacgggaccaatggtccttggaaccacaacgatagcacatatcgtcattcattgtggcaggtgctttgcccttattcttgaagttcggggcattgggagcgaggtttgggcgcttctgggctttgtttcctcccttggatgggccttggctctgttgaccttggtgggatggcttctggccgcccttaccacgcctcttttggcgttttgggtgctgattagtgctataatgtgcttcaggcacagcagtagccccagtaggtcgagcttgatgattcttcatcaacagctggttctgcttttcagcaaaaagtaaaacagagatcaaatccgagaacttagtgaacttctgagctctatattgttgctgcaggacaatattagaagcagagaaggtcgagtaggtcttctccaggagatcctcttcagtcaaagtttcattgcaaaacttgagaagtgatcggattcgacaaacttcataattatattcattcacagacttaaagtcttggaagcgcaagtgctgccagtcgtgtcttgcttcaggcaagaatatgtccttttggtgatcgaaacgatcagccaaagcgacccataatgcacgtggatcctcctcagcaaggtactcagtttgcagagcgtcatggatatgtcttcggatgaagatcatagcagtggctttttcagcctcgccaacaggtttatctgttgcttcttcaatagcaggacgcaagttctttgcagtgaggtggagcttcacatcttgaacccacttgaggtagttccttccagaaacctccaaagcggtgaagtcgagtttgttcaaattcgacatgttcctatcacaatagatggacaagatgtggttagtgtaatggagaaaaatcaatccattcacataggagtagaacatgcaggttctaatagacatgtattggtttaattttgcatgaaaaacttcgggttttcatgggtgatatgtttaagtgaaaacttcaggttttcaaacaaggcatgtttagaagaaacttcgggtttcaaagtaattatgaacttcagtttatatattcctgcaggcaaacacaaatatatatgcaaacaaatatgcaaagaatatatgcagaaatattgtataatgataagtgaattaatttatttttcgtcttcggggccaaattaaagtgtgggtgaaaatataaaaacccatatttaaaaaaaatatattaaataataaaatctcggggcctaaaagtATAAGCCAAGAACCCTCGGGTGGGATtacaggcccacggggtgagaagaggggaatgggctgctgtgtgcagccctaaaaatttttttttttttttttttttttttaattagatgcatatataattcaatgaatcacatatttactttgatgcatatgcaaataatagtttcaatgcatgtacatatgtaagattcaattcatggcaaatatcaaattcacataattgtagcaattttgatgatgaagcatacacaatttatgtagaatctaaaatacgttaaacgtaaagttgggtcatgcatcatggtaaatgttcatgctatcagggcttgcaaaatatcgagttaaaagccgttgtttggaaagaacctgattgcgtgatgatatggatgaactggtttgatgcagaaaaaatctccaacgtcagattcctaagcgcagcggtaggagcgtgctgataacgtgttgtggtctattttatctgacagagggactagggccgacggcagagagagagaggagagagatgtgtgtttgtagaattgtaggggaatgtgtgtgttgttatccctcctacattgtgcctttatttatagtagtaaagggagagaagatatttcttcttctccaagtaatacaagttgtaataggaaaggataactagaatcaaatcttatctaggatttacacaatcatacttaaactaggaatgtttacaacaacttagatttttttgtttgtttattatttAGTATACTTTTTGTTAGATAATTATTTTGTATACATTTGAATTTGTACATATCGTTGATTAGTGATAATGGTACGTTTATTGTTGGTTGTCATATATTGGTTTTGTATTGATTGGTacgtttatttttaatttttgggtgtACGTATCGTTGATTGGTACGTTTTGTTTTAGCTTTTGGTACATTTTGTTTTAGCTTTCGGTACGTTTTGTTTTAGCTTCTGGTACGTTTAGTTTTTTTTCCACAATTTTGTTACAATTGTTTTTGTATACATTATGGATTGTACCATTTAGTATCATATGGGTAGGATTAATATTATACATATCGTTGATTAGTACATTTACTTTTGTTCTTCAACGTTGTTTACTAGTATGTTTATTTCCGGTTTTAGTAGGTTTGTTttcatacatatattttttattggtaCATTTGTATTATTCTCGATGTTATTTTCTTATATGAATTACTACAAAAATTTATATATGGATTACTACAAATATCTTAAATGgtattttatttcttcattgaaaggaaaaaaaaatcaaacggcAAGGTATTTTATTCCTTAATAAATTGTagataatcattttttttttgtataattatcTTTAGAGGGAATCAAAGGAGCTAGATTGTAGGAAATTTGTTTCAATATCTCTGCATTTTTTTCCTGACGTGAAGAATTTAGGCAGTGGTAAGATCTATAATTTTGGTACAAATACAGGATAGTTATGATAGATGAGACTCCAAATTTGTAAGAAAAATGTTTAATTAAATCTCTAAAACCAACAAATGTTTAGTCTATAGAGTTGAAAACTCAAGCACTTATATCAAAACGCCCCAAAAAAAAACGTGAGACAACCAAATTCCAAGTTCCAACCATTAGGGTgcatttggtacgtgggacgggacgggacggaacgggacgaggcgttccgtcccgcgtttggtgtgccaaaaatgggtggaacgggctgttccacgggacagattttgggtgtttttgcgtcccacctccaccccctggaacgggtttgttctaCGTcggtggaacacaatgttttaccattttaagacaaatatacctcatgcctttttcaaaaattacaccttcgttccgtcccgtcccgtcccgtctgcgtaccaaacgcacccttaacgAATGAGGAAGAGAGTTAGACTTAGGTGGCCGGGttgggaggggggggggggtggttgTGAAAGAAGAGGGAGATGTTGAAGACTGGTTTTTTTAATTCTTGACAGACCAACCTATTCTCCCTCTTAAATGGCCATAATACCCTTCACTCCCCTCTCATCTTACAATTTCGCCCCTCCTCCCCAACAACTCCTCCTCCTCGTTTATCCATGGCTACCGCCGCCGCTCAGTCAGCTACTCAGGTACCCTTATGATtccagaaagaaaaaacaaacatttgttGATTGGTTTTGTGAGATATTTGTATCTGATTTTGCAATGAATGAATGATTTAGAAATTAAGTGCGAAAATTTTGATGTAAAGTTGCAAACTTTTAAGCCTTAATTTCAATCGTTCTTCTTTGATCAGAGTTTTTCAGGTGGAGATGATGCCAGTGTTTTTCAGTTGATCCAATCTCATCAGGTAAAGTTGAATACTTGGTAAAATTTGATGTAAAGTTGAACACTTCTACTGCATCACATGTCCATTTTCAAAGTTTCTACATAAATAATGTACTATTGCTATTAGACTATTAGTGTAGGAAATTGAACTTGGGAATGTAGGATTTAGCTCTGTTGAATCTTTATTTGGTTGTTCTTGCAGGAAAAGGCTGCTCGGCTTCCCCCGGTTGAGGAAATCCGTACTCTGCTTGATCGTAGTGTTCGCGGAACGCTCTCCACTTTTTCTCAGGTTtccatatcatttttttttgtttttgctttcttctttcgCAAATGAATTTCTGTTTCTTAGTTATTTAATTCTGAGAGTAGTGCATCACCTTCTTGCACCTTGCTAATGGTAGACTGGTCAATTAATATTTTTGATCTAGAAGCTTAGGACTTTATGCCCAATTCATGAAAAATCGCCGAATGGATGAAAAGAATCTAAGGCAGTGACTCGTGAAGAAGGGGATTTATCGATTCTGGTTGGAATCCAACTGGAGACCAGATAACAATCCTAAATGGATTAGATGTCTCCCAGTCTATGATTGAGGGTAGGCCTAACATTCATCCCTCAAAAAGGAACATTATTTCATGCATTTGGATGCACCTATATAAATCTCTCTTTCTTTGACTAGTAATTACATGAAAGCAGCATTATCTCATTAGGCTTTTTAAAGTTTATGCGTAGTGTAGTCTTTGTGGTGGTCCTCATAATAACCGTACACTTTGAGGATTGAGGCTAATGGCTTTGTGGAGTATCGTAAGTCTTTCTTACAAAATTCGGGATGAAGCAATCCAAGGTTTGATTCCCAACAAGTTAATGAGGCTGAAGTTTTgttcaaattatttttatttttggataaaaTTAAATTTAGGACGCACTGGTGGTCGGTGATGAAAAGTGTGCAAAAAATACGTAATTGCACTACAGAAGCATGATGCTGGACCAAAAACCCTCCAGACTGTTTTCTGATGGTTTTTTCTGGTACTGATTACCAAAGCCTGACGTTGATACATGGTTGGGGAATAAATAATACTTTTCTTTAACATTCATAGGGTGTTGTAATTTTATGATTGACCTCTTATGAGTATCGTTCCTATTAATCACTCTGGTTGATTGATGTTTATGGGATTTATTGCTTCAACGACGTTGTTGTCCTTGAATCATTTTCATTGGTTTTCTTTAATGTGCAGAAGCATGAGGGTCATCCATCAGGATCAATGGTTGACTTTGCATGTGATGCAGATGGATCTCCAATATTAGCAATTAGCAGCTTGGCAGTTCATACAAAGGTTTGTTGGATTTTAACTTCAAACTTATTATTGGCTTGGGGGTGAATAACAACTAATGTGAACCTCAAAAAATCTttctctgataccacttgttgagGTTTAAGCACAAAAGAGAAATCACACCACACAGCAATACACAATTGTACTTATAAATAGGCAGTAAAAATTATGTTCATGAGTTTTTGTTCAAAAAGTTCTCCCTGCATCAATGAGGGATCGTTCTTCTTCAAAAGGAATATAACGAATGCAAGACAGTTGAGTTAAATCAATGCAACCCAAATGCAAATTTTAACCGTGATACACTCGCTATTTCATTACCCCAGAAAACACTCTCTTTGAAGAGAGTTTTGCTCTTACACAATGCTCACTCAAGCTAAAATTGGAACTAAGCTGCAATATATTATCTAGATGCATAGGCAGCATCCTTTCTTCACTTGAAATGATGCTAACcttctttcatgtggaaggaaGACTGCAGAACATTATGTTTTAAACTTCCAATCTGTTCCATATAATTTTATGTAAAAACATGTAACCCTTCCAATCATGGAAACCAGCCGACTAAAATAAGCTGCTACTTTATCACTGTATGGATCTCTCTGCATGTTAATATCACCAATATCAATAATATCATATCCTATCGTGCTTTTTCATTTTTCGATTCAATAGGACCTAGCCATTAATCCCGAGTGCTCATTGCTTGTGGCTAAAGACCCTGAAGATAGGACTGATTTGGTGGTCACGCTGCATGGTGATGCTATTCCTGTAAGTAATGGCTgcttttctaattttatatagTGTTTGaagtgctctctctctctctctctctctctctctctctggttgCAAACAATCTAAAATGGTTGTTACAATCATTTAGGTTTCCGAGATGGATCAACCAGCCATACGCACTGCATATTTGGCTAAGCATCCCAATGCATTTTCGGTAACAATCTTGTTCCAAAGCATAATTAATGTAAATGGATGATATGTTGCTCCAAGTTTTATATCAGTATTAAATCATCACGTACAATCTGAAGGTTGACTTTGGTGACTTCCAATTCATGCGCATTGAACCAAAAGTTGTGCGATACGTGTCAGGGGTTGCAACAGCCTTGTTAGGATCAGGAGGTACTTCACCTTTTTGGTGTATTGTCACTCTTGGAAAAGATAATTTTGTACTCTGTAGATAACTTTTGAAACGGATGTACCATGGCCTTGTTATTTTTCTGTATTTAGCACCTCTTgtggattttttattatttatttatttacaaaatattgTAATTGTTATatatctttcacatttttcttaaCATTCACTACTTTTACTTTCAGAGTTCGGAAGTGAGGAGTATAAAGCTGCAAAAGTTGATCCAATTGCTCAATTTTCAAAGCCTGTTGCAGTACTGACTCCTTAACTAGTATACATGCTTTATGGTTCATCTTAGTATGAATTGTTCGCTTTTTCTAATAGAATCTTAAAACTATTGCTTCCCAGTCTCACATGAACAGGGATCATGCTGACGATACAAAAGCCATTGTGCAACACTCGACTTCTATTCCGGTATTTTCAACTGTTATAAACTAATATTATTAGGAAAGgtgtttcttttcttcttcatgttttcCTTCTCAATATTGGGGATATCAACTTTGCTCACATTACCTAAAACGTAAAACTAAACCAATGAATATGGTGTCAATATTGTGCCAATACATGTTGTTTCTGCCAGGCTGACACTTCGGAAGTATTCTGCATGAATCGCCCAGATCCATTTATGAATTTTGGAATCATAAAAGATATGAACACATAGACGGGTGGGGAAAGTTTAGTTTGATGCAAGGTGATTTTGTTTTTCGGCAGGTGGACTCTGCTTACATGTTGGACTTGGACAGCCTGGGTTTCAATGTTAAGGTAACAACCaatttttaacttttcattGCTAATAGCCAtcctttatatttttaataaaccATTTGTCTCTGTGCTGCAACTGAGGTTTTGTGCCAGAAATGCTATACAAATTCACCAATAAAATTTCTTCCATTTTGACATGATATTTTTTGGACTTTGTTACTCTCATTTTAGGTTGGCTATCAGGGAGATAATTTCAAGCTCCGCATACCTTTTCCTAGACGTGCAGAGGATCGAAAGTGAGACCTCTCGTTTATATGAATGTTTCCCTTTCTGTTGAAGTCAAGatttattttctgtttactTCTGCTTCAGTTATTCCAGATTCTGCAAGGTTTTTATGTTAATGTCGTACTGCATAAATCATGGAATAATTGTCCCTCATGTTGGTCGGAGGATATAGTTATTATTTTTTCCTGGTTGACGTGATTTGTGGCTATAGTCAAGATTGCTATCAAAAGTTCTTACTGCATACTTGGAGTTGGAGTAAATTGTTTCTAAGAAGAAATGTATTTCTCTCTTTTTAGGGATGTGAAGACTTTAGTAGTGGAAATGCTTCAGGCTGCAAAGGCTCACGATCGTTAATCTCACCGTACGTAACAAGGTGCGCTTATCTGAATTTCTAATGATACGATTGTCCATAAGAGTCGTCTTCTTTTGAGAGGTTCTTAACTTCTTATCCCGTTCTACTTTGTAGGATATTTCAGCACCTCGGAACTGCCATCACAGAGATATGGAAAAATTTGGACTCAAAAGAGGTGAAATGAGATATTCGTTGCAGAAGAATATGCTTGTTTCTATTGTATGCTCAGAAAGAAAGTCTACATAATACCAAGAATCATGGTTACGGCATCCACATAAACTGCTTCCAAACTCATAATTGTTTAACGTGAAAACCGATATCTGTTTGTTTGTAAAGTGATCTTCCTTGTCCTGTTTGTCTGTTTGACAGATTGTGTAAAGAATAAGTGTTATGGACCTCAATGTAATGGGATTTGAATATACGAGAAGTTCGGATTTAGGTGTTTTTTATGGATAACGTCCAGATGGTTCATACAATTCAAGAATACTCTTAGAACCAGCTACTCCACCGCGTTTTTGGCGTGCTGATGCCTTGGCTTCTATGGGCCATTCTCTTCCGAATTCAAAGTTGTTTTGGGGTGTTGGTTGCTCGTGATTTTGCCTCGTGTTTGGCATATGGCAGGCAGCGGTAATCCAACATACTTACGATAAATATTCTAGGGTAAGGATTCCCGTCTCACGTCATCCGTCCTCTTATGACACGCACAAGGAGGTACCCCTGTATTCGGGTCATGATACAGAAGCCCCTTCCCCCAAAAATATCTCCATATTTACACACTAcaaaacataatttttcattGCTCACACTTGTATACAAAACATAATTTCGTAATTTACAATAACCCCCTTTTACTCGAACAAAAGCCTAACCACTCTACATTACACACCGCATTCATCTTCTAAACAGAGCAAAGAAAACTGTCATCCCTTCTGCTTCAACAAAATTCAGTTTAAATTACACCTATCACTCCGACTCGGTTTCCAGGCTCCCCATACCCTTCAATCCTCTTGGTCTCTGCATCATTCAAACATCAACCAAATATCAAAATACGAATGCTCATACCCCtcgaaaataaagaaaaatgatgCAGCAAATGATATAATAATTCCAGTTCAAGTACCTTCTTGGTACTCTTCTTCTCCCTAACTTCATATCTCTCTTGGCACATATCAGTGAGCCATGCACCGGGACTCACCAACTACAACCCAACCAAAAATCGGTATCAGAAGCTAAAGTTGAACTCGCTTAGCCACACGAGGAAAATACAGTCCAATTTCAAATCTGTTATTTAGCCGAGAAACTAACAAGAGGACTTACAAGTAAGCTTCTTTGGATGAGTTTGGCCCTTTTTTTGGGTCTTTGGGGAAGTTTACAACCCTTCATGGCCAAAAAgtcctcttctttctctttgctCGACAAACTGATGTACAGTTTCGGCCAAACAAGCCCCCGGTCCTCAACACTGTTTCCATCCATCATAACCTTCCCATTCCCGTTGCCATTACAACTCTCATCCACACCCACTGATCCCCTTGTGGTGTAGTACCTTTCCTCCTTCTCCGGTGAAGATGACTTTCGGTTCTCACCTGCGCTACACCAGAGCAGACCCCCATCAGAATTCCTGTAACCAAACCAAACAGACCCACAAAATAACATCAGTAAAATTAGACAAAACAGCTTGACAACTGTAAGTTTTATAACAAAACACATAAAAAGCTCAACTAGAGAACAAAAAACTACCCTCAACGGCTTGACAACGGCTCCACTT
Proteins encoded in this region:
- the LOC126593544 gene encoding uncharacterized protein LOC126593544; the protein is METSHRMETEEERNNKRASEPEFFLQWGNRKRLRCVRVKGTEISADRFKFNGGMCRRITSSRIHRFAVSTSGKNDISGFQSNRLTRNSDGGLLWCSAGENRKSSSPEKEERYYTTRGSVGVDESCNGNGNGKVMMDGNSVEDRGLVWPKLYISLSSKEKEEDFLAMKGCKLPQRPKKRAKLIQRSLLLVSPGAWLTDMCQERYEVREKKSTKKRPRGLKGMGSLETESE
- the LOC126593568 gene encoding uncharacterized protein LOC126593568 codes for the protein MATAAAQSATQSFSGGDDASVFQLIQSHQEKAARLPPVEEIRTLLDRSVRGTLSTFSQKHEGHPSGSMVDFACDADGSPILAISSLAVHTKDLAINPECSLLVAKDPEDRTDLVVTLHGDAIPVSEMDQPAIRTAYLAKHPNAFSVDFGDFQFMRIEPKVVRYVSGVATALLGSGEFGSEEYKAAKVDPIAQFSKPVANLKTIASQSHMNRDHADDTKAIVQHSTSIPVDSAYMLDLDSLGFNVKVGYQGDNFKLRIPFPRRAEDRKFCKVFMLMSYCINHGIIVPHGCEDFSSGNASGCKGSRSLISPYVTRIFQHLGTAITEIWKNLDSKEVK